The Cryptomeria japonica chromosome 2, Sugi_1.0, whole genome shotgun sequence region TACCACTCCAACGGTCTTCcaaatctaggatcccaaaaacacCTTCTTGGGTCCGTCCAATTGGGGCATACTatatcatattatttatcttgattaggtgtatTCATAAATACCCagcccactaatcaattattattatgtcATCACGTGCAATTATACcatcaactcttcatgtggttccataggtttagacccccttcctagagatctagtactcacaacctaggtccaacacatgcaagagcccactcccccaaCCATGAACCAAGTCCATAGGGTAAATAAACATCCATAGAACATAAAATCACATCATTAAGGCTCAAACGTGATATAAGAACATATACAACAAACTGAACACCAAACTGAGCAAAGAGGACTCGTAAGCCATACTCATAGAAAAAAGCCTTCACCAAAACATCAAGGATAATCCAATCATGGATGAAAACCATAAAAGAGATCCAAATAAAATCAAATACTCAACAATGGGGCATAACACATCCCACTGGAGCCATAAAACCAATCCCTAaactgtaatgccctgccaggaaaccctgaagggattaagccaaaagactagaatagagtgcaataatttttttttttttttttaaagttacaccacattaagatacaacaagatatcaaagattcagattacatagcggaagacatcaactaacacctaaagagtttcccaacgtgattacttaatttacacatttcacttaactcacacaattaatccaataagctgattatcttaaaaacgagataattcttaactaaggataatttctttcaaaagatggaaatataaatcacatgctaatgtttacccattatgattcattcatactttacattcaagcttttcattaaaatataagccatgcatctactattctaacacactagaattttatcataaacatatgagatcttccatacacacttaatttccttaataatgattgaatataatccattatcctaagctacattctttcatattccaatttactgcatttaaaagatgattgcatacatgcatctacgataaatctcatctaaaccacttatacattctaacataagctattcatacatgataaattgaataagggaaacataagagaataacatcacataacaccataatgatctcggagttcacccctaaagggctacatcttcgagtctgctcaactgcaagacccctctgataattaataaagttaagaatacatgaggttacaccattacaatccgaccatcaaggcgaaacataatcaatatacaaacgaccacatcggtcaataaatagataaacgatccctgaaaagaaaaggatccagctgaacataatcaaagctaatacaaaggtccattggagcatccacaaaactgagtcatcaccacccaaggtctaacatgaaacccgatactcacaagggcatagacaaaaggacgacccacaaacgtgctcctaacaggacaaaatgacaacacactagcgaacgtagggacaagtgtcatcacacaacctggtatggttaccatggcaggtcttcataggttccgaccccatacactgggttaccctggcaacctaatccgaacctccggcccatccaagcctcatctGGACCctcacatcctctcgtgaagacaaggatgatggtttgccatttcaggccttctcacaacatgttgagtctgtgttagcactcgtcccatgtgtgaggtgttagagtaaagtaattaattaactttgctctccacttaagatttctctttatgcatacattagtcatttaataattaatatttaattattaaatgctcacaccttagggttaggttttccttttggtgttgatctcctttataaggattgatctcttgtattattcatattcttgattcatttttctctgataatacatcttttctctttgtcagagccaaaacccttgtattcgttctctctctttctctgtgacaggtttcttgcatgcaggtttcttttgggttctatggatttgtatttctcaaatcctacatggtatcagagctggatctgttgtagcttgttcagacttttgaaagattttgagatccaggttttggttgcatcagatctgtgtttgtcttctgttttttattttggaataggggggtatttttttttcggtgcactttgagcccaaacggacctcaccgttgagctcgtagcacccaaaaacccctatttccatatagaATTCgttcgatttggacacagttgcactaggaggcaaatttttttttggccccaaggccgtacgacccTAGGGCACGAATTTCGAGgcggattttcaaaaaaaaaatttaaaaaaatataaaacacaACGCAGTTTTTATTACAAAAATGCGCAGCCCAGCACGCCACCGGTGCGCTTCCAGGCGGCTCGCCGCCCGGCCATCGCCGCCGCCGGCGGTAACCTCCGCCGCGCAGCCGGTGCAGCACCCGCAGCCCGCTCGCCGCCAGCAGCCCGCGCACCGCCGCCAGCCGCCCGCCCGCAGCCCGCGTGCCGCCCACGCCCAGCCAGCGCGCCGCCCGCCGCCAGCCGTGCCGCCCCAGCGCCGCCCCCGCGCCGCTGCCTCCTGCGCCCGCCCCTGGTCACCCAGAAGACCAGGGGCTgatttttttttaagcccttgagggcttaaaggcccatctgggtccctttaggagcagttttacaaaatcgggcataacttggaCGTCCGATCTCTGTTTTTTGgaaacaaataggcgttggaaagctggttccgagcccgatctaattgATGGAGGTCTTTTCTCTGATTTtgccgttttgtagtgttttttgccagtcaaagtcagaacaagttttttgcactccaggagccatatcttttgcatacggactttGTTTTTCGAAAgcaaataggcgtcggaaaggtggttctgtgctctttccagatctacagtctatttcattAGAAAATTTtttaggtgctccaaattttgtctcaacccgttattgctttctatcattttctggctttcaatttgaactggggattagttttttgcattgtgggggggtgttttctcttgctttctattatttacatcagaaaatcagaatttacaaacaccaatacaaaaaaatcaaacccccttctgcatcttctgtctagttctgaaagaccacttaataataattaaaaattcagagcagttgaggcacagttcacaggatggcagacagacctattgaatctctcacaccgcatttataccacacttggaagggtcgcatgatgactcttctccagttaaaagggttatggtcctgtttggatgaggttcagcctcagttgacacgtccttttgagattatgcagcaccggaacaatatggatcaggctatgggattgatggctttacacatttccaacagtcttcagtttcatcttgagggttgtctcactcctcgagccatttggatcaagtttgaaggactttttggtactgtcaacgagttcagagctttgtagcttgaggcagagttaacttccttggtacctgattcgtttccttctattgaggactttctgatgaagttcaaacagtaaagatcaatcttgcagggttgtggtaagactaagactgatacagagtgcattttcctgattctctctaagcttcggggtccatttcagatcttctcttcgaccttctatagcaccatggatgccttgggtgctcgccatgtcatgccttcttttgaggtcttttgtgatcgtctgactcgtgagcaagctaagcttaagcaatTGGATtccctttcaggttcacagaaccaagcattggtagcccagccctccaaaggaaaacagaagcagaaaccgaagcctaagaaagattcagaggctagtgagaatccctccaagccaccacctaagtctgattcaaaaccacaattcaattctaaacagggcaaatcttcaaagtctggtgagtcttcctccaagactaagaagaaatcaggtgatccttgtagtttttgtggcaaggaaggacatcccgtttccaggtgttggaaacgtttagaggctttggaggaagccatgcagcagcataatatcagtgcaccacagcctccttcacaacccacagggaaaggtcatgctctttctgcacgagcattgtcctcagcgtccacttggattctagattctggtgcctctcaccatatgacacacacacaggatttggtcaccgctcttgctcctacaggcactagacatattgcagttggtgactcagcacaactttccattcagggttctggtactgtttcattggatggtggttgtcttcaggatgtgctttttgttcctgacatttcgacaaaccttctatccgtttatcagatttgccactctggctctggtaagacagttgagttctctccacatgatgtggttattcgagatcttcatgatcctgacttagttgtggctactgggagtgtggattctgcatctcacttatatagttttgatggctttgagagttcagacactattggttcctctcttatagcacatgccgATTTAGTGAGCAGgttttggcatgagcgttttggtcatgtcaattacagatatctacagcagatgagtacacaggcacttgtgattgggcttccacagatttcttgtatagatggtgtatgtcatggttgtgtccttggcaaacatcatcgagatccttttcctaagggtcgagcctctcatgctagggcagccctagagttggtacacagtgatcttatgtcctttccgactccttctttttcaggggcccgttatgtactcacttttattgatgacttctccagacgtacatgggtgtactttcttaagtacaaatctgatgtctttgactctttcaggaagtttaagacatttgtggagaagcaatctggactttctatcaggaggatacgcacagataatgggggggagtatgtaaatcaggctttcagagatttttgcactgagcatggtttacagcatcagtttacagttccttatacccctcaacagaatggtgttgctgagagaaagaacagaaccttacgggagatggcaaattgtatgatacagtctcgagctatgagttcttcattttgggctgaggcaatcaattgtgccaattatattcagaatcggatgccccataaggcattacgacatatgactcctgaggaggcttggacccatgtcaagcctgatgtttctacattccgagttttgggtagtgaggcttgggcatttattcctaattctcagcggatagccatggagaggaagagccgaccactcatatttgttggctactgtgaggatgttaaggcatacaggttgtttgatcctgattccagagaggtcttgtttcggcgggatgtccagtttgatgagtgctatcctcagatggattctccatcaccagcttctccctcattgcctactccttcctcttcatctcttgaggattacttatctcttgaggatgatgtagatcatgatccaccatctccaccaccaccagttgctccgtctttgccgaagtgggcccgtgatactgttgatgcagctggttctttggcaggtgatccttcagatactcgtcgcactcgtgctcagacatctggttctagtcttttgagtcataccctttcagatgatcctcaaaagttttcagaggcgacaggacacccagagtgggatagggccatggatgaggagtattcttctttgatgaagaatcatacttgggatctttgtcctcttcctaagggaagaaagttggttcgatgcaagtgggtgtatcgtaccaagtatgctgcagatggttctattgataagtataaggcccgtcttgttgcgaaggggttttctcaggtagagggtattgactactctgagatctttgctcctgttgccaagatgaattctatacgcctggtactttcacttgcagcttcacagggatggacagtgtttcagatggatgtgaagagtgccttcttgcatggagacctacatgaggagatctatatggagcagcctcagggttttgtgcaggacacttctttggtttgcagaattcgacgttcattatatggtctcaaacaagcccccagggcttggtatgagaagatggactccttcttgctttcctcgcacttcacacgctatcattccgatcacacagtctatattcaacgtcaggagggtgatcttttgattctagtgctatatgtagatgatctcatcattacaggtagctcatcctccatgattcagagtgttcagagagctttgatggagtagtttgagatgacagatcttggtctcttgcacttctttctgagtctacaggttattcagtcttcggatgggatttccatttttcaggagaagtatgctcttgatatgcttcagcgatttggcatgcttgattgcaaggctgcccccactccatttcagtcaggtgttgttttgtcttccacttgctctactccttcagtagaccccactttatataggcagttggttggcagtctgttgtacctgacacattctcgtcctgatctttcctttgcggttggccttgtctctcggttctcccatgatcctcatgagagccattggcaagaagccaaacgtattttgagatatattcggggcaccacacattatggcattcactactcttcaggatcccctcatatcattggcttcactgactctgattgggctggtgatgtcaatgatcggaagtctacttctggcttcgttttttgccttggttctggttctattacatggtcttgcaagaagcagtctgctattgcattatcatctacagaggctgagtaccgagtagtagtgttagccagtcaggaggttttatggcttcggcagtcgatgacagagtttgggtttcctctagattgtcccactattctttggtgtgacaaccagagtgccattcacatttcacgcaacccagtggagcatcagcgaacaaagcacattgaaatccacatgcacttcatcaagcaattgattcaggatggttctctcatcttggagtacattcctacaaaggagcaggttgctgacatcttcactaaacctttggcatctccgcgctatcttcagttgcgctcaatgcttggggtgaaggaagttgtccttggggggtctcagtgaggccttccttccttcatgttttcttttcagcatgattctttatctctttttggagaggagttttttcccactgggttttctcctttactccactttatagagattttcttgtattcgggtacctcatcaggccttgttgccgggaccctcttttgcattgtagttcctttgctttcttctgcattgtagctcatcttaagggggggtgttagagtaaagtaattaattaactttgctctcctcttaagatttctctttatgcatacattagtcatttaataattaatatttaattattaaatgctcacaccttagggttaggttttccttttggtgttgatctcctttataaggattgatctcttgtattattcatattcttgattcatttttctctgataatacatcttttctctttgtcagagccaaaacccttgtattcgttctctctctttctccgtgacaggtttcttgcatgcaggtttcttttgggttctgtggatttgtatttctcaaatcctacatgaggaacaattatcttacttagagattacattctaatctactgttaggttatcacttattagactcactttcgatgggttacccagcagccactttgggtgcaacccccaatcgaaagccactttcccatacgacactagactatacttagacgaactcaaaaaccaaggaatacacatggtcagacgaacggagttcaaaataGAGAAATctaccatttggtcaaacatgacttcatatgaggtgcactaacagatagtactctaactagagacctgaccaactatggtcaaccacgaatcatcattcgacacccacacaaaggatatgaccaaatatgacactaccacaaaacaacagtcaacttggGACAGAGGattgaaacaggtacccaaatcaaccatacgattgggtccaatcaaacaaagcacgacttgccattacttaGGCAACaacgaatacaaaaattaaactcgcaaaggcaataaccggaaaagacaatatttctcatattgatttgaacattaatagtcaatcaagttttctaatgatctaagtttttgaattgcattgacaGAAAAACCACCGTTatcaggtgagtacaataccacaatctcaatggtccattcgcctatgtctcaaaacagaggaagattataactataccgtttgttttacaaattgaaattaccattaactcaccaacattccaaacaatacattattaatttccaatagtatatcgtttaaatgatcaaaatatccaatgataaaatatttcatttacttctcaattactcaaatgatatgttctcgaataaaaaaaaattatttaacataatcaattagtaaatatatcatatttcaacaattttccaataaaataatattctatttttttttttttttaaaacaatacttcctcaattagaCAATTACCCAAATTagctattaattaaggtatatatttattaatgcaagattaatcaaaatataaccaattaatatttaattgcgaaattagcaactctggaatttaattagaaaaagtgcgttaatcataaaatgaaatttgaatattaattaacgtatatattccattatacaattaattaatttcaaattaatcatgaattataatttatgccacattaatcacaattaaaaacttaattaaaaattaccattaaataatattaaaatattatatatatatttttttgaattaaaaaaaatacataaaaaaaccattttttaaaaactaaaaaaaaaaacaacattatatgggggagggtacccacgtgggccccccccttgggagctcacacTGCTGCCCAATGGGAGCACACAGCCCCCATGGGAGCGctgctgttcccaaagggagcacgcagcccccatgggaagcgCTGCTACCCAATGGACAAGCAGCACCCCTCCTCATGGTGGGGTACTCTCCCACGTGGTTGGGGTTtccacattttttaatttttttttcatttttttaaaaaaaattgattactgTGCAAAACATAGTAAAAAAGAAAACAGTCTCCTAGAgactcaaagaatttttttttttaaacatttatttACTGTGAATAAAAAACACAGTCAGTCTCTCAGAGACTTAAAACAAacaatttttatttcatttttaaaacaACACAGAAATTTCTAGAAtatgagaggttttcaaaattgaaaggataatccttttgggcataagaaagctcattttccatgcaaggatgcaaacaataaaccaataccaactaattccacaatgattcataaccttgaggcaatcaatggagaaattaaaaccaaatagcatgaagaacatccaatgcccattt contains the following coding sequences:
- the LOC131860060 gene encoding uncharacterized protein LOC131860060 translates to MRRGAACPLGSSASHGGCVLPLGTAALPWGLCAPIGQQGGRRRQRRGGGAGAARLAAGGALAGRGRHAGCGRAAGGGARAAGGERAAGAAPAARRRLPPAAAMAGRRAAWKRTGGVLGCAFL